In Trichoderma atroviride chromosome 2, complete sequence, one DNA window encodes the following:
- a CDS encoding uncharacterized protein (EggNog:ENOG41~TransMembrane:1 (o12-33i)), producing MAGLSSSHETLIIVLTTTIPSVLLIALAAFIYHRVRRRRARFRNRGITPIDDEEIESWKINRMRSVEAEEKLPRTPKSAISEPRPAHQSHHTNTSLGSVKSSSVIVYQSRVSEEQLPFSPVRTKQSIDIPPTPVLARAPNSRPGLTDETVRGDNAYVNIKRTPSARLTKSNPPRHARTKSARSTRSSFGANTRREQWYSQTPEQNSPRQSADIYSKSAPAPRRATISTPAARQGCRDDEVPLTGLTPRPPVVHSSDIGRAIG from the coding sequence ATGGCTGGCCTATCTTCTTCGCATGAAACGCTCATAATCGTCCTGACTACAACTATCCCGTCTGTCCTTCTCAtcgccttggccgccttcATATACCACCGAGTTCGCAGACGCAGAGCTCGATTTCGCAACAGGGGAATCACGCCAAttgacgatgaggagattgaaTCCTGGAAAATTAATCGGATGCGGAGTGttgaggccgaggagaagcttCCCCGTACGCCGAAATCAGCCATCAGCGAACCAAGACCGGCTCACCAATCTCACCACACAAACACGTCGCTTGGTTCTGTAAAGTCATCTAGTGTTATTGTCTACCAAAGCCGAGTCTCTGAGGAGCAACTCCCGTTTTCCCCCGTCCGCACAAAGCAGAGCATCGATATCCCGCCAACACCAGTCCTTGCGCGAGCACCAAACTCTCGACCAGGCCTAACAGACGAAACTGTCCGGGGAGATAATGCTTACGTCAATATCAAGCGGACTCCCTCGGCACGCCTGACAAAATCCAATCCTCCTCGCCATGCACGGACCAAAAGCGCTCGCAGTACGCGAAGCAGTTTCGGTGCCAATACCAGACGGGAACAGTGGTACAGTCAGACTCCAGAGCAGAACTCGCCTCGGCAATCTGCCGACATATACTCTAAATCCGCGCCGGCACCCCGCAGAGCGACTATTTCGACTCCTGCTGCTCGACAGGGCTGTCGGGATGACGAGGTGCCTTTGACTGGCTTGACACCACGACCACCGGTGGTGCACAGTTCTGATATCGGGCGCGCTATAGGATGA
- a CDS encoding uncharacterized protein (EggNog:ENOG41~SECRETED:SignalP(1-19)~TransMembrane:1 (o6-32i)): MHFNQILPYILVSATAAVAELIPVGPIATVYAHANFEGRHFSVGTVGQCVQLPNDIVGHVGSVRLQQFPQPFYVACALYSNDYCQDPAASVIYYATALFNNSQLPDTRARSIACKLNQNSP; the protein is encoded by the exons ATGCACTTCAATCAAATCCTCCCTTACATCCTGGTCTCTGCCACTGCTGCAGTTGCCGAACTGATTCCCGTTGGGCCAATT GCAACAGTCTATGCGCACGCAAACTTCGAGGGACGCCATTTCAGCGTAGGCACAGTCGGCCAATGTGTACAGCTTCCTAACGACAT CGTCGGCCATGTGGGCTCAGTGAGGCTGCAGCAATTCCCCCAGCCCTTCTACGTAGCCTGCGCTCTTTACTC AAACGACTACTGCCAAGACCCAGCAGCCTCCGTCATCTATTACGCCACGGCATTATTCAACAATTCCCAACTCCCGGATACACGCGCTCGGTCGATTGCTTGCAAGCTCAACCAGAATTCGCCTTGA
- a CDS encoding uncharacterized protein (EggNog:ENOG41~SECRETED:SignalP(1-22)) yields MHFSKLLPCVLIPFAAAAPAETIPVAPLVTLYHDSDWTGQQFDVRSLKTCVKVVGPLHGHVKSAKLWPNSPPSRLCALFESDDCRPGTEVIFIKAGNSKVNIRHNDNVRSVYCLGAQRTYVRF; encoded by the exons ATGCATTTCTCCAAACTTCTCCCCTGCGTTCTGATTCcatttgcggctgctgcaccAGCCGAGACGATTCCTGTAGCTCCGCtt GTCACTTTATATCACGACTCCGATTGGACTGGACAGCAGTTTGATGTACGCAGCTTGAAGACTTGTGTGAAAGTCGTTGGCCCGCT GCATGGACACGTGAAATCCGCAAAATTATGGCCGAATTCTCCTCCATCTAGGCTTTGCGCTCTCTTTGA ATCTGATGACTGCAGACCTGGTACAGAAGTAATTTTCATCAAGGCTGGGAACAGCAAGGTCAACATCCGACACAACGATAATGTTCGATCAGTGTATTGTTTAG GAGCACAACGGACATATGTAcgcttttga
- a CDS encoding uncharacterized protein (EggNog:ENOG41), translated as MNRLPPELIDAILLQCVASGPKNAILGLRLVCRAFNRILKPFVCRTLGLEFSRLSRTSRQTRPQIDALQTIGYHCKSLYIDLMVVRDEMEVDFLNTVFARVPWMAEFCQSLQNLYCMSESSFTEQEYYQTVEALFFNCRDVDRMRLSLPFQLVGRNCNAATIILANTFKALASRPEEDSASMEVLVLENVTDVAICHLWMNPSDVMNIMTTVAVLKHLVITLRRHETDPPRVSLFGSCFWNIVEHAQLLETLCIVGMEHDDRPPRGLKQTKFYHTPVDEWRARVIPPPRIMLDNLTCLELKRVEISPEVFKRFTEEFGALLEELYLNEVYLKTERSRDWNEDSKKVLWVGIANQRPEEDDCWIAMMLRCTMPNLRICRASFLGYDLYLREDLNTSPEFDLIDPCGLARSLSQRFVEVVMGIRQPCTPSGELVEYLPQDSREDYLLQRLGERPGYIGVTDYDTNAYQTAVENTTSVWQKSLDGVFTNCNPSTLDELHHIAEMACQGMNEIHRRRNEHTEGNSLASEYTQNLMTADDPSNQIQFLTDDSMTE; from the exons ATGAATCGGCTTCCGCCAGAGCTCATTGATGCCATCCTGCTGCAATGCGTCGCATCCGGTCCCAAGAACGCCATTCTTGGCCTCCGCCTCGTGTGTCGAGCCTTCAACCGGATCCTCAAACCCTTCGTCTGCCGTACTCTAGGGCTCGAGTTCTCTCGCCTTAGCAGGACCAGCCGCCAAACCCGGCCACAGATCGATGCTCTACAGACCATTGGCTACCACTGCAAGAGCCTCTATATCGACCTGATGGTTGTTCGGGACGAAA TGGAAGTCGATTTCTTAAACACAGTCTTTGCTCGCGTGCCTTGGATGGCCGAGTTCTGCCAGTCCCTCCAAAACCTCTACTGCATGAGCGAGTCCTCCTTTACCGAGCAAGAATACTACCAGACTGTCGAGGCCCTCTTTTTCAACTGCCGAGACGTTGACCGAATGAGACTAAGTCTGCCTTTCCAATTGGTAGGCCGTAACTGCAACGCTGCTACCATTATCCTCGCCAACACTTTCAAAGCACTGGCCTCACGCCCGGAAGAAGATTCAGCATCAATGGAAGTTCTCGTGCTGGAAAACGTCACGGATGTCGCCATATGCCACTTGTGGATGAACCCTAGCGATGTGATGAATATCATGACCACCGTAGCCGTACTCAAGCACCTGGTGATTACCCTCCGCCGCCACGAGACAGATCCGCCCCGAGTGAGCCTCTTTGGGTCGTGCTTTTGGAACATCGTCGAGCACGCACAGCTCCTCGAAACATTGTGCATAGTAGGCATGGAGCATGACGATAGACCACCCCGAGGACTGAAGCAGACCAAGTTCTATCATACACCCGTCGACGAGTGGAGAGCACGTGTGATACCTCCTCCCCGGATAATGCTCGACAACTTGACATGCCTTGAACTGAAGCGAGTAGAGATTTCCCCAGAAGTGTTCAAGCGGTTTACAGAAGAGTTTGGAGCTCTGCTCGAAGAGCTATATCTCAATGAAGTGTATCTGAAGACGGAGCGGTCACGCGACTGGAACGAGGACTCTAAAAAGGTTCTGTGGGTTGGCATCGCTAACCAGCGTCCCGAGGAAGACGATTGTTGGATAGCCATGATGCTGCGCTGCACCATGCCTAATCTGCGAATTTGCCGAGCGTCGTTCCTGGGTTATGATCTCTACCTCAGAGAAGATCTTAATACTAGCCCGGAATTCGACCTCATCGACCCATGTGGCCTTGCTCGCAGCTTATCTCAGCGCTTCGTCGAAGTCGTCATGGGTATTCGCCAGCCTTGTACGCCATCGGGCGAGCTCGTCGAGTACCTGCCGCAAGACTCCCGAGAAGACTACCTCCTCCAACGGCTCGGAGAACGACCTGGCTATATAGGCGTCACAGATTATGATACCAATGCGTACCAGACTGCTGTGGAAAACACCACGTCAGTATGGCAAAAAAgccttgatggcgtcttTACAAACTGCAACCCGAGCACCCTGGACGAACTGCATCACATTGCGGAGATGGCGTGCCAAGGGATGAATGAGATTCACAGGCGGCGCAATGAGCACACAGAAGGAAATAGCCTGGCAAGCGAGTATACGCAAAATCTCATGACGGCAGATGATCCATCCAACCAGATACAATTTTTGACTGACGATTCAATGACTgagtaa